The sequence below is a genomic window from Ruminococcus albus AD2013.
AAATCATAGCATCCCAATTATCATGGTTTGCACAGTCGTTTGCCCAGGCAGAATATGGTGTGATCTCACAATCCTCAAATTCTCCATAAGCAGACGTTTCAGTAAGATCAATTTTATTTTCTAAAAGAATATCCTCTGCTCGATCTCTTATTGCTGCCAGAAAATCTTTTCTCATCTGACAGTTCGCTTCAGCATAAGTATTATATACTACAGGCTTTTCTATCTCTCTTTCCCAGACTTCAACGTAAATATATTTCATAATGTGTTCCTCCGTAATTATTTAGCTCCAAACGAGTCCTATGGCTCCATACTTTTCAAATATTTTGAGCTTTTTGAACTCATCGTTTTCATTATTTAATTCGTTTATTATTTCAGGGGTTCCATCGAAGATCAAGTCTATTCCAAAATTATAGACCAATTCGGGAATATCTATGATCCCTTTCCACAACTTATAACCTTTAGCATTTGGATGCTCTTTTTGATAAGCCTTTATAAGTCTGCGATTACTTTCGTTCAGAGCATCATCAGCTTCTCTCATTCCGCATCTCATCCAGTTTACATAGAAAGCCCAATTTTCGTTTATTACTTCATTAAGCGCCATATTTCATCTTCCTTTTATCATTCATGATCTTTTTTATACAGTTCATCAACAACTTCGCTTACGGTCATTATATTGAAGCCGAAATGATCCACAAGCGATTCTCCTGTGAATCCCATCTCTATAAGCTTAAGTATAGTAGATTCTTCATCCTTTTCATTATCGGCAACATAGTCGATAATTTTCGCAAGATCACAAGAAATATTGTTGGATGATTTTGTTTCTTTTATTTCTTTCAAATCCGTATTTATAAGTTTTTGGGATTTGTCTGCTTCAAGTTCCTTATAAACAAAAGTTATACTAAATTCAATAGGAAAATCGCTGAATTCCTTCATGATCTCGTTTCTCAGACTTTTTATTCTTTCTATCGCATCTTCATCGTTATCTGCAGTTAATCTGGAGATATGATGTCCTGAAAATGGATGATTCCCTATTCCTGAAACATTATATTCAAAAGCATAGATCATTTTTATCTTCCTTTCTTCATTCCCGGATACTCATAATAACTTATTTTAAGCATATCTTCTGAGCCGGCAATAATATTTTTTGCTTTATTCCAGTGTTTTCTGCGATTGCGTTTATGGCGTTTTACGTCCTTTGTGTGGTAGATTCCATATCTATCCTTGAATCCTTTGCGAAGGTCACTGAAAAATTCGTAGACAGGTGAATAAGCCTGTTCTATTGTATAGCCGCATTTATCGCAGTAGCCATGCTGCTCCACACTGCCCCATCCAAATTCAGAATAAGATTCGTATCCATACTCTTTGCTTCCACAAACAGGACAATTTTTTTGAAATGTATCCATATATTACTCCTTTTCAGCATCGATCACGTAGATTTTGTAATACTCTTCAAGTGTATCATCAGGCATTTGATCTATCACCTCATCCATAATTTTATCAATAGATTCTTTATCATAGCCTGACAGATCCATACCACAGAAGTCTTCCACCGCTAATGTTCCGCTGTTGAATAGTGCTTTCTTTAATTTTTCGTTATTGATTTTCATATTAGTACTCCTTTTGATTATTTAAGTTTCTTCTCCTGTAAGCTTTGTAAATCTCTTACAGTATTCATTGCATTGTTCTATCTCGTCTTTGATTTCAGCTTCTTCCATTACAGTTATAACTTCTTCCGGATGTTCTTCCCTATAAGCCTCATTGAGAACGGCTTCGCATTCTGTTATCCTGCGTCTGCATTCAGCTGCCGTTTCTTTTAAATTTGTATCTATATCGTAAGTATTTATAGGGTCATCCGAATACCTATCATAAGTGAATACCTGTATTCTACCGCTTTCTTTATTATACTCAACAAGTACTGCAGCCTGTCGTTCTATTTCTGTACCGTTTATTGAATCATAGGTAACTAAAATTCCGGGGTCGCTATCATTGTTTGAATTGACATGAAGAAGTCCCATATTGATCTCAGTAGCGTTAGCCACAGCATCATTATACTTATCTTCAAGTGCTACATAAGATTTTTGGATTATTTCTCTGTTCTTGCAGACAAAGTCCCGTTGATTCTTAAGTTTTTCATTTTCTTCTCTCAAACGAATTATTTCCTTTTCGAGAAGTTCATTTGTGATAGATGACATGTTTTTATCCTCCGTTATTAATATTCAGATCTTATATAACTCCATGTTATCGGTAAAAATCTCAAATATATTATATGGAAAAATTGCAATCAATAAAAGAAGCCTCTGTTCAACACAGAGACCTCTATTTTAGCTTATACTTTTTTGAGTGTGTCACGCGTGACACACTTGCCATTCTCATATCATCCTTCTAAAATCATTACCGTTGTCCCAATCATACCGTCCTTAATAGGCAGCAGCCAGCCGATTTCGCAAAGGCTACGCATTATATGCTTAACCTCTTTGTAGTACAAGAGTACCGCCATCTTATCGGTATATTTAATCAGATGCGCAGGCGTGTGTTCTCGGAGCACTTTTCTGATGATATCTGTCCTGTCCAAAGCACAGTCAACTATCTCCTCAGGAAGATTTGATAACAGACCTATAAGTTTATCCCATTCATCCTCCTTTATACAGGGGAGATTCGGTTTTATCTCGTCTCCTTCCTTGATAGCGAAGCCAAGCTCGACTAACTCTGCGCAAACGAGCTTTTCACTCTCGGTCTGAGGTTGCCGCTCCATAAGCATCATTAACATTTTCACTCGAGTTTCGCTGATTTCGGAGTGCAAAGCCATTCCGTTTATCTCCACGTCCCAGAATGCTATCGCACAATCGTCCTCCCTGTCATTGTATGCACTTATGCCAGTCTCGAAGCTACCGCATGGGTCATCCTCGATGAAAAATCGGAAACACTTTTCTCCAAAAATGTCGGTGGGATAATCGAGTTCAAGATCACTTTCCACATGCAACATACTCCAATATGACATTCTGAGTATCAGTGAGACCAGCATCCATTTGAGAGAGTTTTTTGGCATATCGCTGCCATAGAAGCCGATTTCCCTCACCTTATCAAGAATAGCATCCACTTTTTTTCTTATGTCCTCTGTCATATCCCTAAGAATCTGCTCGTTTTTGCGGGCAAGATCATCAAATACCTCGTGCGTAATGATAGGCACATTGGTCTGATACAGACCGCTCTTTTCGTTAAGCAATCCGTATTTGACAAGCTCCTTGATATCGTCCTCAAGGTACGCTGTCGGCACGCCCAGCTGCAAGCTTATCTGTTCCTCATTCAGCCTGTCATAATAGCATGCCATAAGTATATTCTGACACAGT
It includes:
- a CDS encoding RNA polymerase sigma factor, with protein sequence MTHDEYSEQIAQMSKSMFRYCLSRTNSYSDAEDLAQEILLISSKGENSFPNEKAFYAFVWRTAENILRQWYRDKNRRDTTELDDTISDGSWEALEEQAAENEQLRLITRELSHLNSNYRHVIVSHYVDGLSVKDISERFSLSQSMVKYLLFQSRKRIREGINMERNYGKLSYQPIKLSLFFWGEKNNYYGKFETKLCQNILMACYYDRLNEEQISLQLGVPTAYLEDDIKELVKYGLLNEKSGLYQTNVPIITHEVFDDLARKNEQILRDMTEDIRKKVDAILDKVREIGFYGSDMPKNSLKWMLVSLILRMSYWSMLHVESDLELDYPTDIFGEKCFRFFIEDDPCGSFETGISAYNDREDDCAIAFWDVEINGMALHSEISETRVKMLMMLMERQPQTESEKLVCAELVELGFAIKEGDEIKPNLPCIKEDEWDKLIGLLSNLPEEIVDCALDRTDIIRKVLREHTPAHLIKYTDKMAVLLYYKEVKHIMRSLCEIGWLLPIKDGMIGTTVMILEG